The Gloeobacter morelensis MG652769 genome contains the following window.
CGCTCCACAGCCGACCCGCCGCTCCGGTCCCGCCGCAACAGGCCGCTTCCGCGTCGGGAAAAAGCCCTGCGGCACGCTGGCGAAACGCTTCGAAGCAGTCGGGCGCTACCGAGAACAGCGTCGGGACTTACAGCCTCACCGCCGGGACCACCATTCCCATCCCCTTGTTTTTCGAGTGCTTCGGATGCAGCCAACCGGTCGATCTGCGCATCGACGGCGGCCTGCCGTCGGGTGCTTCCGGCAGTTTCCAGCCTGATCCGCTCAATGTCTCACCGGTGTATTCGCTCTACGAGTTTGCGCTGATCATCGCCACCTCGACCACCACGCCACCGGGCACCTACACCGTCACTTTCTCCGCCACCAGCTCAGAAATCGGCACGGTCACCTCGACGCTGCAGCTGCAGGTACAGCCAACCCCCAGCCAGACGATCACCGCAGGCGGGTCGGCCACCTACCCTTTCTTTTACAACTGTCCGCCGGAGTGTCCGCCCGCCAGTCTGAGCGTGTCGGGATTGCCCTCCGGCGCCGGCGGCAGCTTCAATCCCAACCCGGTCTCGGCGGGCCAGAATTCGACGCTGACGGTGACGACGCCCAGCAACCTCGCCCCCGGCACCTACACGCTCACCATCAACGGCAGCGCCAGCGGGGTGACGATCTATCCACTGCCGGTGTTTTTGACCGTCAACGCCGCTCCCACCGTGGCGCTCTCGGTCGCTCCCACCAGTGCGACGGTCAACCAGGGTGCCACGGCCAGCTACACGATCAACCTGGCACGCAGCAATTTCACCGGCCCCGTCGAACTGTCGGTAAACGGTTTGCCTTCCGGCGCCCTCGCTTCGATCGCTCCTTACCCGACGACGGGCAACAGTTCGACGCTGACGATCACCACCGACAGCAGCACAGCAGCCGGTACCTGGCCGCTTACGATAAACGGCACAGCCTCGGGTGCATCGGTCGCCTCGGCTTCGGCAAGTTTGACGGTCAATCCGCCTCCCAATGTGGTCCTTTCCGCCACTCCTGCCAGTTCGACAGTTTTTCAGGGCTCGACGGCCACCTACACCGTCAACCTGGCGCGCACGAACTTTTCAGGCAATGTCGACCTCTCGGTGAGTGGTTTGCCTTCAGGAGCGACGGCCACCATCAGCCCGGACAACACCACCGACAGCAGCGCCACTTTGACGGTGACCACCAGCACCGGCACCGCCGTCGGCGCAAAGACGCTCACGATCAGCGGTACTGCCTCGGGGGCCACGGTTAGTGCGACCACGGTCAACCTCACGGTCAACCAGCGTTACTTTGGGAATCTCGATGGCGTCACCTGCAGTGCCATCAGCGGCTGGGCGCTCGACCAATCGCAAATCACCACCCCTATCAGCGTCGATATTTTTGCCGACGGCCTGCTCCAGAGCACCGTGCTTGCCGACGGCTTCCGTCCGGATGTCGGTGCCATTTACGGTAATGACTACCACGGCTTCAGTCTGAGCACGCCCGCCTCACTATTCGACGGGGCAGCCCACAGCATCGATGCCTTTATTGCCGGTACGGGCATCCGGCTGGGCAGTGCTCCCAAGACCCTCACCTGTGCCCCTCCGGCCGTGGCTCTCAGTGCCACTCCCACCACGGCAACGGTCAACCAGGGGGCGACCGCCAGCTATACCGTCAACTTGGCGCGCACCAATTACACCGGCTCGGTGGACCTGTCGGTGAGCGGTTTGCCTGCCGGCGCCCTCAGCTCGCTCGCCCCGGATCCGACCACAGGCACCAGTGCGGCCCTGACGATCACCACCGACACCACCACCGACACCGGGGCGAGCACTCTGACGATTGGCGGCACCGCCTCGGGGGCGGCGGTGAGCCCAGCGACTGTCAGCCTGACGGTCAATGCCGCTCCGAAGGTGACTTTGTCGGCCACCCCCACCAGTGCCACGGTGCTCCAGGGGGCAACCGCCACCTACACCGTCAATCTGACGCGCACCAACTTCACCGGTGCAGTCGATTTGTCGGTCAGCGGTCTACCTACGGGTGCGACGGCCACCCTTAGCCCGGACAACACCACGGCCGGCAGTGCCACTTTGACGGTGACCACCAGCACCGGTACCGCCGTCGGCACCAAGACCCTCACAATCAGCGGTACTGCCTCCGGGGCGACGGTCAGCTCGACCACGGTCAACCTCACGGTCAACCAGCGTTACTTTGGGAATCTCGATGGCGTCACCTGCAGTGCCATCAGCGGCTGGGCGCTCGATCAATCGCAAATCACCACACCCATCAGTGTCGATATTTTTGCCGATGGTGTCTTGAACACGACGGTGCTCGCCAACGGCTTCCGTCCGGATGTCGGCGCCATCTACGGCAATGACTACCACGGCTTCAGCTTGAGCACGCCCGCCTCACTGTTCGACGGGGCGGCGCACAGCATCGATGTGTTCATTGCCGGGACAGGCATCCGGCTGGGCAATTCTCCCAAGACTCTCACCTGTGCCGCTCCGGCCGTGGCCCTCAGTGCGACGCCCACCACGGCCACGGTCAACCAAGGCACGACCGCCACCTACACCGTCAATCTGACGCGCAGCAACTTCACAGGCTCAGTCGATTTGTCGGTGAGTGGTTTGCCCCCAGGAGCGACCGCCACCTTCAGCTCTGACCCGACGACCGCCAACAGCGTCACCCTCAGTGTGGCGACCAGTACTGCCACGGCCACCGGCGCTAAGACCCTGACCATTGGCGGCACCGCCTCGGGAGCGACCATCACCCCGACGACCGTCAGCCTGACGGTCAATGCCGCTCCCACCGTGGTTTTGAGTGCCACCCCCACCAGTGCGACCGTCAATCAGGGGGCGGCCGCCAGCTACTTCATCAATCTCACCCGCAGCAATTTCACCGGCTCGGTGGACTTGAATCTCAGCGGTCTACCTTCGGGAGCGACCGCCAGCTTCACTGCCGACCCGACGACGGGCACCGCGGTCACCTTGAACGTGGCGACGACCACTTCCACCGCCACCGGCACCAAGACCTTGACCCTTGGTGGTACCGCCTCGGGAGCGACCATCACCCCGACGACCGTCAATCTGACGGTCAACGCCGCTCCGAAGGTGACTTTGTCGGTCTCCCCAGCTACTGCCACCGTTGCCCAGGGCGGGTCGGTGCCTTTGACGGTCACGCTGACGCGCACCAACTTCACCGGTGCAGTGGACCTGAACTTCAAAGGTTTGCCTTCTGGGGCAACCGCCAGTTTCAATCCCGACAACACCACCGCGACCAGTTCAACCCTGACGGTCAGTGCTAACCCGACGGCGGCTCCTGGCAGTTACACACTGAGCATCACAGGCAGTGCTTCAGGAGCCACGGTGACGGGCACCTCTGCCTCGGTCTCGATCACCGCCACGGGGGCACCACCTGCGGCCCAACTCGACTTGAAGCTGGCCGCCGAGCAGATTGACTTGACGGCGGGAGTGCCTGATTGGTTGGGGTTTGTGCCGGTGCTCGGTTCGGCTTTGCAGGCGCTCGGTGATTTTCAGGCGGGTCGCACCGGTTGGGGCATCGTCAACACACTGCTGGCGATTTCTGACTTGTTCCCGGCCAAAGCGTTGACCACTGCGGCGGCGCGGGCGGGATTGCGCGGAGTGGGTCGGGCGGTGGTGGCTGGGTGCACTTGCTTCGCGGCGGGCACGCTGGTGGCCACCGAAGTAGGAGCCAAACCTATCGAGCGAGTTGAACCGGGCGAAAAAGTCTTGGCCAAAAATGAGCACACCGGCGAGCAGACATTGCGCAGGGTCAAGAGTACCTTTCAGTTTGACGAACGGCCCGTCTACCGGTTGGAGTTGCGCGAAACCGATGGGGCTGGTGAGCGTGATGCGCTGACGGTGACCGGCGAGCATCCGTTCTTCCTGCAGGACAAGGGCTGGACACCGGCAGAGCGACTGAAGAGCGGAGATCGGGTGCAGGCAGCTGATGGAGGCTGGCTGCGGGTAACCGGACTGGCGGCACAAGAGCAGGCGCGGAAAACGTACAATTTGGAGGTCGAGGGGGACTACTCCTTCTTCGTCGGCGACACCCAAGCCTGGGTACACAACGCTTGCCCCAATCCCTTTGGTAAGCTCGGTGATCCCGTTACTCAGAAAACTGCAAATAGTGTAATTTCAGATCTCCAAGCAAGGGGATTTACGCGAGTTCGACAAGAAGTTCCCTTTGCTAAAGGTCCTTTTGGAACAAGGAACAGGTTTGTAGATATCATCGGCACAAATCCGGCTACAGGCGAGTCTCTTTTGATCCAAATTGGCAAAGTTACAAAGCGCGGAGTGCCAGTTATTCGTGAAAGAAGAGCTTTGGACGACATAATCTTTTCTCCAACCATTAGGGAATTCCCCAGCTCGCGTATAATCTTTGTCGAGAAGGGTAAACTTGGGCTTCCTTGAACCTTAATCTGAGGGATCATAGATGGGTATTCAGGTCAGCTTCTACATGACGCCTCTGGATGAAAGTCGTTTTCTAGAAGAAATTAAAAAATTTGGGAATTATTCAATAGCTAGGAACACTTTTCGCAATCCAAAGGAGATGCTTGTGGAGCACTCTTCCGCATTAGATTGGAAGCTAGATGAACAGATGTGGTATTTATTCAGTACCGAGTTTGACTCACAAATCTACACGAAGTTTATCGAGACTATATCAACCTACACCGTTGATTTTGTCGAATCGGAAGTCATACAGTTTGCCCGATCCCACAAATCCCAAGATTGGCTTAGCAATGGAAGGCTGTGGTACAGTAAAGTGCGTCTATCTGGAGAAAAGAACCCGCAATTTCTGTCTTGGGCTAACAGAATAATCAATTTTATCAGAAGGAATTACCAAAAAAAATCCACCGGGATTTACTATGTTGGCCCAGATGCATTAATGAAGAGTAATGAAGGACATCTTCAACTTGGGCCGAGTTTTGAACCGTCATGGGACGAGATACGAAAAAAACTTGAGTCAGGGCAATAAACTTGCTGAGTATCTGTGGTTTTTCTCTCAGCAAGTCTGTAGAAACAACTATACTTATAGGAATTTTGGCCCCTCGACTGTGAAGAGGCGGAATCGAATGCTAACAATTACGTCAGTTCGGGTTAAGCATTGAGCTGGTCGGCATCAGACGCCACCGACGGCTTGTTCGGTTTGTGGCAGTAGGCAATCAACCCACACACCAGGTTCACCAAAAAATTCACTTCGCTGCGATGGCGGGTGTGCTCTATCTGCGAAATGTTCTTCAACTGGTCATTGATTGCTTCGATGATCCCGCGCTTGCGCAACAGCAGTTTGTCCGTCATCACCATCAGCCGATTGGTCATCTTGCGCCGCAACTTGGTGATCAGCGCCATGCCCAGCTCCTCGCGCAATTGCCTGCCAAGCTTGCTGCTGATGTAGCCGCGGTCGCCAAACACTTTGCCGTGCAAGTCTTTGAGCAGTTCAGGCACAGGCTTGCGATCGTCAGTGTTCCCAGCCGTCACGCTCATCGCCAGCAATTCGCCGCGCTCATTGACCACCAAGTGCAGCTTGAAGCCGTAAAACCAGCCCACCGAGCTTTTGCCCCAGGCGGCCAGACCGACAAAGACTTTGTGGGCGTGGACGCGGCGCACATGGCAGACGGCAAGTGGAGTCGAATCGATAAAACTGATGCCGGTGCAGGGGCCAAAACAGTGGCGCAGGTAGGCACTGAGCGGCATAAGGGTAGAGGGCATCCACTCGACGAAGCGCGCGTAGCTGACCAGTCCAGGAAAAGCGCTTCGCCAGTAAGCGCAGACCATTTCGGTGTAGAAGGCCTTGAAGTGGCGGTAGGCGGATTGGTGAAAAGCAATCAGAATCGTCAGGATTTCGCTGAGGCAGAGTCGGCGTGGCCGTCGCCTGTGTCGCAGGCCATCGTCGAGCAATTGTTGCTGCCAGAGCGGTTCGAAGCGTTGGCAGAAGTCATCGACATGGCAAAAGAGCGCTTCTAGACTGGGCATAGCGAGCGGTCCGTGGCTTGTGATGTGCTAATCCCAGCCTAGGCGGACCGCCTTTCCTTATCCCGAACTGACGTTAACAATTGACTTCGGTAGGGTTTAGGGCAACAACTGCCGTGGACCCTTAAGCGCGAGGGTCTCCGACACCGCGTTGATCAATGGCACGAATCTGAACAACCTCAACTCCGTGACCGTCAACGGGGTGGCGGCCTACGTGGTGGCAGTGAGCGCCACCCAGATCCAGGTCTCGCTGCCGGAGAACATCACGACCGGACCGTAGTGGTCAAGGTCGCTGGAGTCAACCTGACGGCCGCTGCCAGTTTCAAAGTCCACACTTCGAGCGCTCCTCCTTCGGCACACCTGGATTTGGTTGGAGTGTTGGGAGCTGCGGTGACCCCGACCACCGTCAATCTGACGGTCAACGCCGCTCCGAAGGTGGTGTTGTCAGTCTCCCCGACCACCGCCACCCTTGCCCAGGGTGCCTCGGTACCTTTGACCGTCACGCTGACGCGCACCAACTTTACCGGTGCGGTGGACCTGAACTTCAAAGGTTTGCCTTCCGGGGCAACCGCCAGTTTCAATCCCGACAACACCACCGCTAGCACTTCGACGCTGACGGTCAGTGCCAATCCGACGGCTGCACCCGGAAGCTACACACTGACCATTAGCGGCAGTGCTTCAGGAGCCACGGTGACGGGCACCTCTGCCGCGGTCTCGATCACCGCCACCGGGGCACCACCTGCGGCTCAGGCGGATCTCAAGCTGGCCACTGAACAGATTGACTTGACGGCGGGAGTGCCTGGTTGGTTGGGCTTCGTGCCAGTGATTGGTTCGGCTTTGCAGGCGATTGGGGATTTTCAGGCCGGTCGCACCGGTTGGGGAATCTTCAACGCTTTGTTGGCGATTTCTGACTTGTTCCCGGCCAAGGCGCTGACGTCTTTGGCGGTGAAGGGGGCGGCACGGGCAGGATTGCGCGGAGTAGGTCGGGCGGTGGTGGCTGGGTGCGCCTGTTTTGCAGCGGGCACGTTGGTGGCCACCGAAGTCGGAGCCAAACCTATCGAGCAAGTCGAGCCGGGCGAGAACGTCCTGGCCAGGAACGAGCACACCGGCGAGCAGTCTTTGCGAAGAGTGAAGAGCACCTTCCAGTTTGACGATAGGCCCGTCTACCGGCTGGAGTTGCAGGAGGAGGCGGGTGGAGAACAAGACCGCGATGCGCTAACGGTGACCGGCGAGCACCCGTTCTTCCTCAAAGACAAGGGCTGGACAGCCGCAGACAAGCTGCAAGCCGGGGATCAAGTGCAGGCGGCTGACGGCAAGTGGCTGCGGGTGGCCGGACTGGCAGCACAAGAGCAAACGCGGAGGACTTACAATCTGGAGGTCGAGGGGGACCACACCTTCTTCGTCGGCGACACTCAAGCCTGGGTGCACAACGAGTGTCTGCCGACCGGCTTGGCTTCTGAATACTTAGATGTAACGAAGCGTAGCAGCGATGTAAGAAACGTCAAAACGGATATATCCCTTGATGAATTTAGGGAGAACCTGTTGGATAGTGGATTCGCCGAACTGCCGACGATCAAGGCATCGAAAGGAGATATATTACCCTTCGCAAAAGGGGATACTGTGTACTATCTCCGCGGTTTTTCGAAATCTGGTCCCCCAACTACCGAACTCCTAGTCAACGGTCAGCGGGTACTAAAGTTGCGGCTTAAATAGCTGGAGAAATACATGCCCTATATCACTGACCCAGACAGGTTCATTGCCCTTTATTCCATCGCAAAGAAATTCCCTGGCATTGACAAAGCAGAAGATCCTGTTTTTGCCAAAACATCCATTTTCTTTGACCCTGATAACTTGCTGTCTAAGGGGTTTTTCGCTTTCCTGAAAGAGGCATTAACAATCAGTGCCGACAGATCTTTCGTGTACATAATGGTGGACCCGGATCCACTAGAAGGCATCATCAGGCATGGAGAGAGGACAGGAACCTTCCTTCAACTCTACGATACCTACCCAGCGGTGGGGTTCACGACCGAGGATACCGAATCCGACTACTATCCGACGTTGGGGGGTATTTCAGCCCCCCCTATTGTATTTGTCGCCTCGGTGTACGCAGTTTTTCCACCCTCCTTACGCTGGTGGATCTACGGAGACGTGGAGCTTGAGGTTGCCTACCTTCACAGCCCGTACTCAACAGTATTCGACCGCATTCAAGCCGCATACGGATCCAACGTTATGCCGGTGGAGGAAGTGTTGGAGGCGGTGAAGCGTTTGCACGAAGGGTAGAACCCGCCCAAGTCTACACGGGCGGATAGAGCTGCACTGCAACCGAGCAACTGAAGCTGGGGAAAAGCGGCCGGGGTGAGTCTGACGGCCGCCTCCAGTCTGAAAGTCAATGTCTCCACTGCTCCCCCCTCGGCCCATTTGGACCTGGGCGGAGTGCTCGGGGCGTTGCAGTTGCTGGCAGATGTCGGTGGGTTGATCCCCGGACTGAACGTGCCCTCGGCTTTGCTGGGCATCGGCGCTTCGGTGGTGTTGGGCGATGCGGTCGGTGCGCCCGGTTTCGGACTTTCGTTCTTGCCTTTCGGAGGCTCTGCCAAAGAAAGCTGGACTGGGTCTGCTCAAGGCCGGGGTCGGACTGGGCAGTTCTCCCAAGACTCTCACCTGTGCCGCTCCGGCCGTGGCTCTCAGTGCGACGCCCACCACGGCCACGGTCAACCAAGGCACGACCGCCACCTACACCGTCAATCTGACGCGCAGCAACTTCACAGGCTCAGTCGATTTGTCGGTGAGTGGTTTGCCCCCAGGAGCGACCGCCACCTTCAGCTCTGACCCGACGACCGCCAACAGCGTCACCCTCAGTGTGGCGACCAGTACTGCCACGGCCACCGGCGCTAAGACCCTGACCATTGGCGGCACCGCCTCGGGAGCGACCATCACCCCGACGACCGTCAGCCTGACGGTCAATGCCGCTCCCACCGTGGTTTTGAGTGCCACCCCCACCAGTGCGACCGTCAATCAGGGGGCGGCCGCCAGCTACTTCATCAATCTCACCCGCAGCAATTTCACCGGCTCGGTGGACTTGAATCTCAGCGGTCTACCTTCGGGAGCGACCGCCAGCTTCACTGCCGACCCGACGACGGGCACCGCGGTCACCTTGAACGTGGCGACGACCACTTCCACCGCCACCGGCACCAAGACCTTGACCCTTGGTGGTACCGCCTCGGGAGCGACCATCACCCCGACGACCGTCAATCTGACGGTCAACGCCGCTCCGAAGGTGACTTTGTCGGTCTCCCCAGCGACTGCCACCCTTGCCCAGGGCGCTTCGGTACCGCTGACGGTCACTCTGACGCGCACCAACTTTACCGGTGCGGTGGACCTGAACTTCAAAGGTTTGCCTTCTGGGGCAACCGCCAGTTTCAATCCCGACAACACCACCGCGACCAGTTCAACGCTGACGGTCAGTGCCAATCCGACGGCTGCACCCGGAAGCTACACACTGACCATTAGCGGTAGTGCTTCAGGAGCAACGGTGACGGGCACCTCTGCCGCGGTCTCGATCACCGCCACCGGGGCACCACCTGCGGCTCAGGCGGATCTCAAGCTGGCCGCCGAGCAGATTGACTTGACGGCAGGCGTACCTGGTTGGTTGGGGTTTGTGCCGGTGATTGGCTCAGCTTTGCAGGCGATTGGTGATTTTCAGGCGGGACGCACCGGTTGGGGAATCGTCAACACACTGCTGGCGATTTCTGACTTGTTCCCGGCGAAGGCGCTGTCGTCTGTGGCGGTGAAGGGGGCTCTCGAAGTAGGCATAACGGGAAGAGCGGCTCTTGATGCCAATACCCTAATTCGAGGGCTTGAAGCTGGCGAGCTTGCTGCTGTAGATAGGGCGTTGGCTGGAAGGGCACCAATCATATCGATTACAGCGGCCAAAGAATTCTTGCGCAAAGGAGATGCCAACATTCTTCGGGAGTTTCTCAGGGCCCGGAGTGGGGGCATAGGACGTGCTGCAACCGCACAACAGATAGCCGATCTTCGGAACCAAGCTACAATACTTGGAAGAGTTATCAAGTACAAAGATGCTTCGGTTGCTGGCTCCGCTTTACGAGAAGGAATTCCACTCATTACTCGTGACGATTCTCTTTTCAAGTTTTTGAAAGCCGTCGGTGTCCCTGTGGAGAAGTTCTAAATGGGTGCATTCAACGTTGTCAAAGTTGAGCGAACTTGTCCAAGCTGCAACGAAACAGTTGAACTCAGAGTTCAGTTCAAGTACGGAGATACTTGGCAGTACGAATATCGGATTGGGGACCGACTTCGATGGGGAGGAAACGATACAGGCAAGCCAGGTGCAAAACGGGTTGTAGTTTACGGCATAGACGAACATTGCCCCTATTGCGGACTTGAGGAAGGGGACTACGAGGTTTGGTTAGAGAACGATGTAATTGTTTCTGTTCAACCAAGCACGGGCGCTTACGACTTTGTCAACACTCAAGAAGTATATATTGTCGTAGAGCAGTGACACTGATTATTATTTGAGTGTAGAAAGAAGAAATAGAGAAAGAATTCCTGAACTGCGTGTTCGGTGGACTCGCCTGTAAGCAGCCGTACTGAAATGCACGAACTCCGTGGGATCAGTTAGACCTGAGCGTCAGTAGTCTGTCGTCGGATGCCATTGGCAATTTTCAAGCGGGTCGCACCGGTTGGGGTATTTTCAACGCTTTGTTGGCGATTTCTGACTTGTTCCCGGCCAAAGCGTTGACGTCTGTGGCGGTGAAAGGAGCGGCACGGGCGGGATTGCGGGGGGTGAGCCGGGCGGTGGTGGCTGGGTGCACTTGCTTCGCGGCGGGCACATTGGTGGCCACCGAAGCCGGAGCCAAACCCATCGAGCTTGTTGAGCCGGGTGAGAAAGTCCTCGCCAGAAACGAGCAGACTGGCGAGCAGTCTCTGCGCAGGGTCCAGAGTACTTTCCAGTTCGACGAGCGGCCCGTCTACCGGTTGGAGTTGCGGGAGGAGGACAGGGACGGTGAGCGTGATGTGCTGACGGTGACCGGCGAGCATCCGTTCTTCCTCCAAGGTCAAGGCTGGACGGCAGCGGAGAAGCTGCAGGTCGGGGATCGGGTGCAGGCAGCCGATGGCCACTGGCTGCGGGTGGCGGGTCTGCAGGCACAGAAGCACAGGCAGAGGACATACAATTTGGAGGTCGAGGGGGACCATACCTTCTTCGTCGGCGATACTCATGCCTGGGTGCACAATGCCAGGTGCTTTACCTCGCCTGAGCCTCTCGTTGCTAAAGTTGCCAATGAAATAGAGGCCCGCTATCCAGGTCTCGTACAAGGAGTAAACATTACTCGTGGCGGTGTAGAGATAGACATTGAGACAGTCAACGCTATCATTGAAGTCAAGGAGGGAGGAAAAAAGCTGACTAAGCAAGTCATTAAGCGTATCACTGATACGAAGATTAATCCTCTTGGCAAACCTGTTTTTGCCTACTCACCAAAACTGGGCAAGTTTGCGATAAGAGATATCAATGAATTAGGAGGGCTGGCAACTCGAAACCTGCAGGATATCTTGGACCTGCTTGCACCTTGAAAAGGATCAACTTCAATGAATGAAATTTGCTACTGGACCAGAGACAAATTGACACTGGAAGATATGGCGAGATTAGCTTTGAACAAAGGTTATCAGCCCGAGATTTTTGCATCCCGTGGCACGGGAATGCCGTGGCTAAAAATCTATCACAATTGGAGTGAGCAGCGTGGCTGGGAGATTGACGGTGCTTTCTCCGATGAAGAACTGCTTGACATACTCAATAGTTTTGAACCAGAGCATGCATACAGGGTCATTGACTGTGAACCCAAGGCTTTCTTCGGAATTG
Protein-coding sequences here:
- a CDS encoding RHS repeat-associated core domain-containing protein, whose translation is MVSRSIGFFARKLFSLLVIFVMTCNQLILPASAAVDVTQGFYSYDTVDLTLGGTYPLYVWRHYQSANQDGTPIGNRPGPFGLGTHMGLYSLRAETVSLEGKTQVRLWMPTGGQQYFVNSVTPGLYANQNPSDPIRGTVEVAGEEITLTVESGTKLKFRAKADGTRTLESIANRFGKAITLSYSGSKLTQVTDPFGRYIAFKYENTTFPSQVTRAELFDDGGQSFGFVKYAYNSAGDLKTFTNAIDGKSVATVGGTRVAKGQTQYTYNNHYLQTIKEPRGIVKLTNTYGNYNTTGTAGKVTQQKLPGAKSTVTSDDIINRYVYNPDNTVVNDTRNQTAGEITVAFDPEKQNVTQVSHAFDGSSISMGYDSDSNLLNSFVNTFDQATSFSYVNDTPFYHLSAIELADGSTTDFSFTGPFGQLQQVTSAEQHSTTFTYNPEDDASKGSLQSVADPLPASTEFNAYNSHGQLLESTDGLGRKSTFIYHDEASGGYQDLQSVIDPSGVDRCFNYDKFSRIKEAYFCKFSGQKTLFAYDQLNRVISVTEPKQNNTSRVTKFTYDDNGNVTGVIASNGVTTTYAYNDQDQLASRTEGNRTESYQYNNLGLLEEYIDKKGQITGYTYDAKQRLEKVTFAKGFSSSTALTYSYNEQDKPISITDSSDASGAKDIQFVYETGSSQVGRLKQEITAQGTLDYEYDSVGNLLSVKRGGTALLRYEYANDDASLLAATLGGDASATELRIAFGYDPSGALATITYPGGLSGTFAYNSAGDIASQTFASSAGTLRQIDYSYDYEQSGVNGKGYLKNRTESGTVANARIPGIAVSQSFNYDEIGQLTCTQTNGSATSCPNTGAGVYLTSYDLDGNAVSISNSGTTRNLTYESAPPTNRLTASGSTTVDTDANGNILKDPDAAYVWNARDQLTQVTYGGKTTKFTYDALGRRISATTDGVKTQYVYSGDQLIEENTDGTKKRHLVALGLDSVLASRTGTADEYYLKDALNGSVAAAVAGGSSPSVKTGYGYSPFGTVSTASGSPASANAFQFAGAQKDASGLIYLRNRYYSPKLQRFISEDPIGFGGGDTNLYRYVGNTPHTDNDPTGLRQSGHAARGVSSVYGLRANTAAPQAAARRPAPVPAAAVARLSPAQRPPAAPSQLAQAATPPAAPAATPPAAPVTLHSRPAAPVPPQQAASASGKSPAARWRNASKQSGATENSVGTYSLTAGTTIPIPLFFECFGCSQPVDLRIDGGLPSGASGSFQPDPLNVSPVYSLYEFALIIATSTTTPPGTYTVTFSATSSEIGTVTSTLQLQVQPTPSQTITAGGSATYPFFYNCPPECPPASLSVSGLPSGAGGSFNPNPVSAGQNSTLTVTTPSNLAPGTYTLTINGSASGVTIYPLPVFLTVNAAPTVALSVAPTSATVNQGATASYTINLARSNFTGPVELSVNGLPSGALASIAPYPTTGNSSTLTITTDSSTAAGTWPLTINGTASGASVASASASLTVNPPPNVVLSATPASSTVFQGSTATYTVNLARTNFSGNVDLSVSGLPSGATATISPDNTTDSSATLTVTTSTGTAVGAKTLTISGTASGATVSATTVNLTVNQRYFGNLDGVTCSAISGWALDQSQITTPISVDIFADGLLQSTVLADGFRPDVGAIYGNDYHGFSLSTPASLFDGAAHSIDAFIAGTGIRLGSAPKTLTCAPPAVALSATPTTATVNQGATASYTVNLARTNYTGSVDLSVSGLPAGALSSLAPDPTTGTSAALTITTDTTTDTGASTLTIGGTASGAAVSPATVSLTVNAAPKVTLSATPTSATVLQGATATYTVNLTRTNFTGAVDLSVSGLPTGATATLSPDNTTAGSATLTVTTSTGTAVGTKTLTISGTASGATVSSTTVNLTVNQRYFGNLDGVTCSAISGWALDQSQITTPISVDIFADGVLNTTVLANGFRPDVGAIYGNDYHGFSLSTPASLFDGAAHSIDVFIAGTGIRLGNSPKTLTCAAPAVALSATPTTATVNQGTTATYTVNLTRSNFTGSVDLSVSGLPPGATATFSSDPTTANSVTLSVATSTATATGAKTLTIGGTASGATITPTTVSLTVNAAPTVVLSATPTSATVNQGAAASYFINLTRSNFTGSVDLNLSGLPSGATASFTADPTTGTAVTLNVATTTSTATGTKTLTLGGTASGATITPTTVNLTVNAAPKVTLSVSPATATVAQGGSVPLTVTLTRTNFTGAVDLNFKGLPSGATASFNPDNTTATSSTLTVSANPTAAPGSYTLSITGSASGATVTGTSASVSITATGAPPAAQLDLKLAAEQIDLTAGVPDWLGFVPVLGSALQALGDFQAGRTGWGIVNTLLAISDLFPAKALTTAAARAGLRGVGRAVVAGCTCFAAGTLVATEVGAKPIERVEPGEKVLAKNEHTGEQTLRRVKSTFQFDERPVYRLELRETDGAGERDALTVTGEHPFFLQDKGWTPAERLKSGDRVQAADGGWLRVTGLAAQEQARKTYNLEVEGDYSFFVGDTQAWVHNACPNPFGKLGDPVTQKTANSVISDLQARGFTRVRQEVPFAKGPFGTRNRFVDIIGTNPATGESLLIQIGKVTKRGVPVIRERRALDDIIFSPTIREFPSSRIIFVEKGKLGLP
- a CDS encoding IS982 family transposase, with product MPSLEALFCHVDDFCQRFEPLWQQQLLDDGLRHRRRPRRLCLSEILTILIAFHQSAYRHFKAFYTEMVCAYWRSAFPGLVSYARFVEWMPSTLMPLSAYLRHCFGPCTGISFIDSTPLAVCHVRRVHAHKVFVGLAAWGKSSVGWFYGFKLHLVVNERGELLAMSVTAGNTDDRKPVPELLKDLHGKVFGDRGYISSKLGRQLREELGMALITKLRRKMTNRLMVMTDKLLLRKRGIIEAINDQLKNISQIEHTRHRSEVNFLVNLVCGLIAYCHKPNKPSVASDADQLNA
- a CDS encoding polymorphic toxin-type HINT domain-containing protein, which codes for MVKVAGVNLTAAASFKVHTSSAPPSAHLDLVGVLGAAVTPTTVNLTVNAAPKVVLSVSPTTATLAQGASVPLTVTLTRTNFTGAVDLNFKGLPSGATASFNPDNTTASTSTLTVSANPTAAPGSYTLTISGSASGATVTGTSAAVSITATGAPPAAQADLKLATEQIDLTAGVPGWLGFVPVIGSALQAIGDFQAGRTGWGIFNALLAISDLFPAKALTSLAVKGAARAGLRGVGRAVVAGCACFAAGTLVATEVGAKPIEQVEPGENVLARNEHTGEQSLRRVKSTFQFDDRPVYRLELQEEAGGEQDRDALTVTGEHPFFLKDKGWTAADKLQAGDQVQAADGKWLRVAGLAAQEQTRRTYNLEVEGDHTFFVGDTQAWVHNECLPTGLASEYLDVTKRSSDVRNVKTDISLDEFRENLLDSGFAELPTIKASKGDILPFAKGDTVYYLRGFSKSGPPTTELLVNGQRVLKLRLK
- a CDS encoding polymorphic toxin-type HINT domain-containing protein — translated: MATEAGAKPIELVEPGEKVLARNEQTGEQSLRRVQSTFQFDERPVYRLELREEDRDGERDVLTVTGEHPFFLQGQGWTAAEKLQVGDRVQAADGHWLRVAGLQAQKHRQRTYNLEVEGDHTFFVGDTHAWVHNARCFTSPEPLVAKVANEIEARYPGLVQGVNITRGGVEIDIETVNAIIEVKEGGKKLTKQVIKRITDTKINPLGKPVFAYSPKLGKFAIRDINELGGLATRNLQDILDLLAP